In one Modestobacter sp. L9-4 genomic region, the following are encoded:
- a CDS encoding RNA polymerase sigma factor: MPADQPGPESNTVSSPSRSRTVAARSTAATQTSAPVTAAAEKAPAKKAAAKSAAGTKSAAGTARKTAARKPAIAPSPGAGKGAVLTAVASDGNTVAVVDAGAAGLTLDETVVTGKDGVAVAEPEEKDAEGGDFEWDDEEESEALRQARKDAELTASADSVRAYLKQIGKVALLTAEEEVDLAKRIEAGLYGSERIRQVEEEGQKLSPQMRRDLNWIVRDGERAKNHLLEANLRLVVSLAKRYTGRGMAFLDLIQEGNLGLIRAVEKFDYTKGYKFSTYATWWIRQAITRAMADQARTIRIPVHMVEVINKLGRIQRELLQDLGREPTPEELAKEMDITPEKVLEIQQYAREPISLDQTIGDEGDSQLGDFIEDSEAVVAVDAVSFTLMQDQLTSVLQTLSEREAGVVRLRFGLTDGQPRTLDEIGQVYGVTRERIRQIESKTMSKLRHPSRSQVLRDYLD; encoded by the coding sequence GTGCCCGCCGACCAGCCAGGACCGGAGTCGAACACGGTGAGCAGCCCGAGCCGCAGCAGGACGGTCGCCGCCCGTTCCACGGCCGCGACGCAGACCAGCGCCCCGGTCACCGCGGCAGCCGAGAAGGCCCCGGCCAAGAAGGCCGCCGCCAAGTCCGCGGCCGGCACCAAGTCCGCCGCCGGCACCGCGCGCAAGACCGCCGCCCGCAAGCCCGCCATCGCCCCGTCCCCGGGTGCCGGCAAGGGCGCGGTCCTCACCGCGGTCGCCTCCGACGGCAACACCGTCGCCGTCGTCGACGCCGGCGCCGCGGGCCTCACCCTCGACGAGACCGTCGTCACCGGCAAGGACGGCGTCGCCGTCGCCGAGCCCGAGGAGAAGGACGCCGAGGGCGGCGACTTCGAGTGGGACGACGAGGAGGAGTCCGAGGCGCTGCGGCAGGCCCGCAAGGACGCCGAGCTCACCGCGTCGGCCGACTCCGTCCGCGCCTACCTCAAGCAGATCGGCAAGGTCGCGCTGCTGACCGCCGAGGAGGAGGTCGACCTCGCCAAGCGGATCGAGGCCGGGCTCTACGGCTCCGAGCGCATCCGGCAGGTCGAGGAGGAGGGCCAGAAGCTCTCCCCGCAGATGCGGCGTGACCTCAACTGGATCGTCCGCGACGGCGAGCGCGCGAAGAACCACCTGCTGGAGGCCAACCTCCGCCTCGTGGTCTCCCTCGCCAAGCGCTACACCGGCCGCGGCATGGCCTTCCTGGACCTCATCCAGGAGGGCAACCTCGGGCTCATCCGTGCGGTCGAGAAGTTCGACTACACCAAGGGCTACAAGTTCTCCACCTACGCCACCTGGTGGATCCGGCAGGCCATCACCCGGGCCATGGCCGACCAGGCCCGCACCATCCGCATCCCGGTGCACATGGTCGAGGTCATCAACAAGCTCGGCCGCATCCAGCGCGAGCTGCTCCAGGACCTGGGCCGCGAGCCCACCCCGGAGGAGCTGGCCAAGGAGATGGACATCACCCCGGAGAAGGTGCTGGAGATCCAGCAGTACGCCCGGGAGCCCATCAGCCTCGACCAGACCATCGGCGACGAGGGCGACAGTCAGCTCGGTGACTTCATCGAGGACTCCGAGGCCGTCGTGGCCGTCGACGCCGTCAGCTTCACGCTGATGCAGGACCAGCTCACCAGCGTCCTGCAGACGCTGTCCGAGCGCGAGGCCGGCGTCGTCCGGCTGCGCTTCGGCCTCACCGACGGCCAGCCGCGCACGCTGGACGAGATCGGCCAGGTCTACGGGGTCACCCGCGAGCGGATCCGGCAGATCGAGTCCAAGACGATGTCCAAGCTGCGCCACCCCAGCCGCTCGCAGGTCCTGCGCGACTACCTCGACTGA
- a CDS encoding SGNH/GDSL hydrolase family protein codes for MALPLTAVTAAQATGTPPPSSPTAPAWVNGWQGSPTAGGTFDPASCPADTGLQNQTVRNIVPISTSGSSVRIRVSNAFGEAPLRVGAASVAVAGQGAAVAPGTLRPVLFSGKPTVLIAQGGEALSDPVRLDVTALQRLSVSVFLPERTGPATQHNNSRETNYLGSSNRTGDANAGPFDRPISCWLFATGVDVAPERSVVGTVVALGDSITDGDQSTIDADQRYPDWLARRFAALPGSKLAVSNAGIGGNELLYNRTPELFGVSAAARFPRDVLTQAGVRAVILTEGINDIGAENARAGDVIEVYKQLITQAHAAGLPVYGGTLVPFGGSNAIYGAAYGTPVADAQRRAVNDWIRGSGAFDGVIDFDAALRDPRDSNRLLPAYDSSDHLHPSDAGYRRMAETVDLDMLLRGALGTR; via the coding sequence GTGGCGCTCCCCCTGACGGCGGTCACCGCCGCCCAGGCCACCGGCACACCGCCGCCCAGCTCGCCGACCGCCCCTGCCTGGGTGAACGGCTGGCAGGGCAGCCCCACCGCCGGCGGCACCTTCGACCCCGCGAGCTGCCCGGCCGACACGGGCCTGCAGAACCAGACGGTGCGCAACATCGTGCCGATCAGCACCAGCGGCTCGTCGGTGCGGATCCGGGTCTCCAACGCCTTCGGCGAGGCCCCGCTGCGGGTCGGGGCGGCCTCGGTCGCCGTCGCCGGCCAGGGCGCCGCCGTGGCCCCGGGCACGCTCCGGCCGGTGCTGTTCTCCGGCAAGCCGACCGTGCTCATCGCCCAGGGCGGCGAGGCGCTCAGCGACCCGGTGCGGCTGGACGTCACGGCGCTGCAGCGGTTGAGCGTCAGCGTCTTCCTGCCGGAGAGGACCGGGCCGGCCACCCAGCACAACAACTCCCGCGAGACCAACTACCTGGGCAGCTCCAACCGCACCGGCGACGCCAACGCGGGGCCGTTCGACCGGCCGATCTCCTGCTGGCTGTTCGCCACCGGCGTCGACGTCGCACCCGAGCGCTCCGTCGTCGGCACCGTGGTGGCCCTCGGTGACTCGATCACCGACGGCGACCAGTCGACGATCGACGCCGACCAGCGCTACCCGGACTGGCTCGCCCGCCGGTTCGCGGCGCTGCCGGGGTCGAAGCTCGCGGTGTCCAACGCCGGCATCGGCGGCAACGAGCTGCTCTACAACCGCACCCCGGAGCTCTTCGGCGTCTCCGCGGCGGCCCGCTTCCCGCGCGACGTGCTCACCCAGGCCGGGGTGCGGGCGGTCATCCTGACCGAGGGCATCAACGACATCGGGGCCGAGAACGCCCGGGCCGGTGACGTCATCGAGGTCTACAAGCAGCTCATCACCCAGGCGCACGCCGCCGGCCTGCCGGTCTACGGCGGGACGCTGGTGCCCTTCGGCGGGTCCAACGCCATCTACGGCGCGGCCTACGGGACGCCGGTCGCCGACGCCCAGCGTCGGGCGGTCAACGACTGGATCCGGGGCAGCGGCGCCTTCGACGGGGTCATCGACTTCGACGCCGCGCTGCGCGACCCCCGGGACAGCAACCGCCTGCTCCCGGCCTACGACAGCAGCGACCACCTGCACCCCAGCGACGCCGGCTACCGCCGGATGGCGGAGACGGTCGACCTGGACATGCTGCTGCGCGGGGCCCTCGGCACCCGCTGA
- a CDS encoding SGNH/GDSL hydrolase family protein, with the protein MQQLPRRRPSRNVLVAVTTLVALLLAGVTGAEVRGPGGPSTAAATQPVAPAVPGTTAPSPADDAAADTAPTPADEDARWVSAWQGSPTTSVGAAQGSCPAGDGLSDQTVRNVVQVSTGGTSVRVRVSNAFGTEPLQVGAASVAVAGAGADVVPGTLRPLSFAGRPTLLVPEGSEALSDPVPLDVQPLQRLALSVFLPDRTGPATQHPIARGTNYLATSDRTQDDGAGAFDTSITCWLFASGVDLQAPSSVVGTVVTLGDSITDGERSSPDAAQRYPDWLARRLAALPGDTLAVSNAGISGNELIRSLPPGTAGAAAAARLERDVLGQSGVRAVLLLEGINDIGAAGAQAGDLIAVYRQLVLRAHDAGLPVYGGTLTPFGGSAAGGSYGTPGGEAQRQAVNEWIRSSGAFDGVVDFDAALRDPADPAQLLPVYDSGDHLHPSDAGYRAMAEAVDLQQLLDGATARD; encoded by the coding sequence ATGCAGCAGCTGCCCCGCCGGCGGCCCAGCCGCAACGTCCTGGTGGCGGTCACCACGCTCGTGGCGCTGCTGCTGGCCGGCGTGACCGGCGCCGAGGTCCGCGGCCCCGGGGGCCCGTCGACCGCCGCCGCCACGCAGCCCGTGGCGCCCGCGGTGCCCGGGACCACCGCCCCGTCCCCGGCCGACGACGCGGCCGCCGACACCGCACCGACGCCGGCGGACGAGGACGCCCGGTGGGTGAGCGCGTGGCAGGGCAGCCCCACCACGAGCGTGGGGGCCGCCCAGGGCTCCTGCCCGGCCGGCGACGGGCTGTCCGACCAGACGGTGCGCAACGTCGTGCAGGTGAGCACCGGCGGCACGTCGGTGCGCGTCCGGGTGTCCAACGCCTTCGGCACCGAGCCGCTGCAGGTCGGTGCTGCCTCGGTCGCGGTCGCCGGCGCCGGCGCGGACGTCGTGCCCGGCACCCTGCGCCCGCTCTCCTTCGCCGGCCGCCCGACGCTGCTGGTCCCCGAGGGCAGCGAGGCGCTCAGCGACCCCGTGCCGCTGGACGTGCAGCCGCTGCAACGACTGGCCCTGAGCGTCTTCCTGCCCGACCGGACGGGCCCGGCCACGCAGCACCCGATCGCGCGCGGCACGAACTACCTCGCCACCTCCGACCGCACCCAGGACGACGGGGCCGGGGCCTTCGACACCTCGATCACCTGCTGGCTGTTCGCCAGCGGTGTCGACCTGCAGGCCCCCTCCTCCGTCGTCGGCACGGTGGTCACCCTCGGTGACTCGATCACCGACGGGGAGCGGTCCTCACCCGACGCGGCCCAGCGCTACCCCGACTGGCTGGCCCGCCGCCTCGCCGCGCTGCCCGGGGACACCCTCGCGGTGTCCAACGCCGGGATCAGCGGCAACGAGCTGATCCGGTCCCTGCCGCCGGGGACCGCGGGAGCCGCTGCGGCGGCCCGCCTGGAGCGCGACGTCCTGGGCCAGTCCGGCGTCCGCGCGGTCCTCCTGCTGGAGGGCATCAACGACATCGGGGCCGCCGGTGCGCAGGCCGGTGACCTCATCGCCGTCTACCGGCAGCTGGTCCTGCGGGCCCACGACGCCGGCCTGCCCGTCTACGGCGGGACGCTCACGCCCTTCGGCGGGTCGGCGGCCGGGGGCAGCTACGGCACCCCCGGCGGCGAGGCGCAGCGTCAGGCGGTCAACGAGTGGATCCGCAGCAGCGGGGCCTTCGACGGGGTCGTGGACTTCGACGCCGCCCTGCGCGATCCGGCCGACCCGGCCCAGCTGCTGCCCGTCTACGACAGCGGGGACCACCTGCACCCCAGCGACGCCGGCTACCGGGCCATGGCCGAGGCCGTCGACCTCCAGCAGCTGCTGGACGGCGCGACCGCCCGGGACTGA